A genomic stretch from Komagataeibacter xylinus includes:
- a CDS encoding phage integrase central domain-containing protein gives MLTDAKIRGAKPEIKAYRLPDTGGLFVHVMPSGKKVWRLRYKFQKREQLLTLGDYPTISLADARLEREAAKRILREGRNPSLDKKIVAQAARVDPSTTFEAIAREWHDQRKVLWTPHHGAEVLRSLERHVFPALGHYPINDLTPPLVLATLRAIEESGANETAHRMRQRMSEVFVHAIASGIGSADPARIVGPALRPVVHRHQPAITDLDQLRDLVRRAESEDAHPTTLLALRLLYLTAVRPGELRAARWDEFQDMDGDRPLWSIPAERMKMRRGHMVPLSRQAVATIKALRPFSAQWPHLFPNTRRPVTIMSGNALGYLLNRAGFYQQHVPHGFRASFSTIMNERRPADRQIIDIMLAHAPKDKVEMAYNRALYMERRRVLAQEWADLVSEGQIGLDDLVSKKRRSGT, from the coding sequence ATGCTGACTGACGCGAAAATCCGGGGTGCAAAGCCCGAAATCAAAGCCTACCGGCTGCCCGACACTGGCGGGTTATTTGTGCATGTCATGCCAAGCGGAAAGAAGGTATGGCGCCTGCGCTACAAATTCCAGAAACGCGAGCAGCTCCTGACCCTGGGCGATTACCCTACGATCTCCCTGGCAGATGCCCGTCTGGAACGTGAGGCAGCCAAGCGCATCCTGCGGGAAGGGCGAAACCCATCCCTCGACAAGAAAATCGTAGCGCAGGCCGCCAGGGTTGATCCATCGACAACATTCGAGGCCATAGCAAGGGAATGGCATGACCAGCGAAAAGTCTTGTGGACCCCACATCATGGTGCCGAAGTGCTGCGCAGCCTGGAGCGGCACGTTTTCCCAGCGCTAGGACATTATCCCATCAATGATTTGACCCCTCCCCTTGTGCTGGCGACCCTACGCGCGATCGAGGAGAGCGGCGCAAACGAAACCGCGCACCGCATGCGCCAGCGGATGAGTGAGGTCTTTGTGCATGCGATTGCGTCTGGCATCGGGTCGGCTGATCCAGCCCGTATCGTGGGGCCGGCACTTCGTCCGGTGGTGCACCGACATCAGCCAGCCATCACGGATCTGGATCAACTGCGTGATCTTGTCCGTCGTGCGGAATCTGAAGATGCCCACCCTACAACCCTGCTGGCACTCAGGCTGCTTTACCTGACGGCAGTCCGGCCTGGCGAACTACGTGCGGCGCGATGGGATGAGTTTCAGGACATGGATGGTGACCGACCCCTGTGGTCTATTCCGGCCGAGCGGATGAAGATGAGGCGTGGGCATATGGTACCTCTGTCACGCCAGGCTGTGGCTACAATAAAAGCATTGCGCCCATTTAGTGCGCAATGGCCTCACCTGTTTCCAAATACACGGCGGCCAGTTACCATCATGAGTGGAAATGCGTTGGGATATCTGCTCAACCGTGCCGGCTTTTACCAGCAGCATGTGCCTCATGGCTTCCGGGCTTCGTTCTCTACCATTATGAATGAGCGAAGGCCGGCTGATAGGCAGATCATTGACATCATGCTGGCCCATGCTCCCAAGGATAAGGTGGAGATGGCCTACAACAGGGCGCTCTATATGGAGCGCAGGCGCGTTCTGGCGCAGGAATGGGCCGATCTGGTTAGCGAGGGACAGATCGGCCTGGATGACCTGGTGTCAAAAAAACGTAGGTCAGGCACCTGA
- a CDS encoding YdaS family helix-turn-helix protein, with protein MKVWLSFGMENSSLPEIIKRAGGRRAIARALGMTEQAVGQWKQVPPRWVVDVAAMAGMSPTEIRPDVFRDPLPQVMQSIGITA; from the coding sequence GTGAAAGTGTGGCTTTCATTCGGCATGGAAAACAGCAGTCTCCCTGAAATCATCAAGCGCGCCGGCGGCCGTCGGGCCATTGCCCGCGCGCTGGGCATGACCGAACAGGCTGTCGGTCAGTGGAAGCAGGTTCCGCCGCGCTGGGTGGTGGATGTTGCTGCAATGGCCGGGATGTCGCCTACGGAAATCCGGCCCGATGTCTTTCGCGATCCTCTTCCTCAAGTAATGCAATCGATTGGAATAACAGCATGA
- a CDS encoding HNH endonuclease signature motif containing protein, protein MSPVSTFRPHGNLQASHDRQRGSAASRGYGRRWQRVRTQFLLEHPVCQCDDPECQRPATEVDHIQPHRGDYDLFWDEANWQALTKECHSRKTRREGGRTY, encoded by the coding sequence ATGTCCCCAGTCTCCACATTCCGCCCGCATGGTAACCTGCAGGCATCACATGACCGCCAGCGCGGGTCTGCCGCATCGCGTGGCTATGGCCGCCGCTGGCAGCGCGTGCGTACCCAGTTCCTGCTGGAGCACCCAGTCTGCCAGTGTGACGACCCGGAGTGTCAGCGCCCTGCCACTGAGGTCGACCACATCCAGCCGCATCGTGGCGATTACGACCTGTTCTGGGATGAGGCCAACTGGCAGGCCCTGACCAAGGAATGCCACTCCCGCAAGACGCGCCGTGAAGGCGGCCGCACCTACTGA
- a CDS encoding toprim domain-containing protein, with translation MSGASNLPDAREVSRMLAHNMHALVQTLLPGGTRQGAEWVCGSVAGEAGRSMAVHLHGDRAGKWGDFSTGETGDALDLVAAVMTRGDLKEAYRWAVNHLGLHDMGRVAEHRRQIERKAEATPDESDEKRRKQARAMWLGAQHDLISTPVDFYLAARGIRLADLPSVPRALRFAPEHYCHEIRGKLPAMLAAITDGTGAHIATHQTWLAQDDAGVWRKARLEAAKKIRGAFLGGSIRLQRGASGKSLKDSPAGEMAAIGEGIETCLSVALACPEMRVLAAASLGNMASVQLPEQIRSVILLADNDDNAQAQRGLRRAIDTHLAAGREVRVARSPKGKDFNDAIT, from the coding sequence GTGAGCGGCGCCAGCAACCTGCCCGATGCACGCGAGGTTTCGCGCATGCTCGCCCATAACATGCACGCCCTAGTGCAGACGCTGCTACCCGGTGGCACGCGGCAGGGTGCGGAATGGGTGTGTGGATCGGTTGCCGGCGAGGCCGGCCGCTCCATGGCCGTGCATCTGCATGGCGACCGGGCTGGCAAGTGGGGTGATTTCTCCACGGGCGAGACCGGTGATGCGCTCGATCTCGTGGCCGCGGTCATGACCCGTGGTGACCTGAAGGAGGCATATCGCTGGGCCGTCAACCATCTCGGCCTGCACGACATGGGCCGCGTGGCCGAGCACCGCCGCCAGATCGAGCGCAAGGCCGAGGCCACGCCTGATGAAAGCGATGAGAAGCGCCGCAAGCAGGCCCGCGCCATGTGGCTGGGTGCGCAGCACGACCTTATCAGCACGCCGGTTGATTTCTATCTGGCCGCGCGTGGCATCCGGCTGGCCGATCTGCCATCCGTGCCGCGTGCCCTGCGCTTCGCGCCCGAGCATTACTGCCATGAGATCAGGGGCAAGCTGCCTGCCATGCTGGCGGCCATAACCGACGGAACCGGCGCGCACATCGCAACCCACCAGACCTGGCTGGCGCAGGATGATGCCGGGGTCTGGCGCAAAGCGCGGCTTGAGGCCGCCAAGAAAATCCGGGGCGCGTTCCTGGGCGGATCGATCCGCCTCCAGCGCGGCGCCTCGGGCAAGTCACTCAAGGATTCACCGGCTGGCGAGATGGCCGCAATCGGGGAAGGCATCGAGACATGCCTGTCCGTCGCCCTCGCCTGCCCGGAGATGCGTGTGCTGGCAGCCGCCAGCCTCGGGAACATGGCCAGCGTGCAGCTGCCGGAGCAGATCCGCAGCGTGATCCTGCTGGCCGATAACGACGATAACGCCCAGGCGCAGCGTGGCCTGCGCCGGGCCATCGACACCCATCTGGCAGCAGGCCGCGAGGTTCGCGTCGCCCGCTCGCCAAAAGGCAAGGATTTCAATGATGCCATCACCTGA
- a CDS encoding phage terminase small subunit P27 family — MIRGRKPTPDTINEARGNPGKRARKTISLEALPVAGIDAPKHMRAKGRKYWIEVAGWLAESRIVRVSDRNALARYCETLADYVKVTAALDKQGHVYTTESNHGTMQRISPWFMVQERLTKRLQDLEDRFGLAPASRQQILARMAAGTQTSLPLGGAQNNQDQNAGTGAQDAPVMSNDPLDFFNTQSTRH; from the coding sequence ATGATCCGGGGACGCAAACCCACACCGGACACGATCAATGAAGCGCGGGGAAATCCCGGCAAGCGTGCCCGGAAAACCATTAGTCTTGAGGCTCTGCCGGTTGCTGGCATTGATGCGCCCAAGCACATGCGCGCAAAAGGTCGCAAGTACTGGATCGAGGTCGCAGGATGGCTGGCCGAGAGTCGCATTGTGCGCGTGTCGGATCGCAACGCGCTGGCGCGGTATTGCGAGACGCTGGCCGATTACGTGAAGGTCACCGCCGCACTGGACAAGCAGGGGCACGTCTACACCACCGAAAGCAACCACGGGACCATGCAGCGGATCTCGCCATGGTTCATGGTGCAGGAGCGTCTGACCAAGCGGCTGCAGGATCTGGAAGACCGCTTTGGGCTCGCGCCTGCCTCGCGCCAGCAGATCCTCGCCCGCATGGCTGCCGGCACACAGACCTCCCTGCCGCTGGGAGGGGCGCAAAACAATCAGGACCAGAACGCGGGCACGGGGGCGCAGGATGCGCCAGTCATGTCCAATGACCCGCTCGACTTCTTCAATACCCAGTCCACGCGGCACTGA
- a CDS encoding DUF4043 domain-containing protein — protein sequence MAIANFPAALQPVIQQGFLSRAFQDALQSRLGFRSIADQMEFPARIGQTITDTRAGLLPPATTPLNPAANTSFDNGMTPAEWSVEQYTLTINQYGNTMDLNQVTEGVGIANQFLANASRLGINARQTLDRLARNTLFGGAQNGVGGYLGGNTRVSVTLGAAGSTVAVDDIRGFQNILSDEGQVVSVGASAGMTVTIGAGSYTLVGATADAANTSTAPDGVSGTLTFSASVKVADGTAGNAVTAATAPLVLRPNARATTAALVAGDLLTVQSILGALATLRDNNVPTPDGGVYHCYLDNAQLLGLFRDEDFKLLYRGQYGSDTYQSGQIFDLLGVRFIPTTEAPQQASLGAGGIHRAIICGQGALIEGDYANIGTHYAPLLDGGELTDVDGVCMITRPALDRLAQIIAQSWSWIGGFALPTDLTADTSVIPTATNSYLKRGVVIESLGAGA from the coding sequence ATGGCCATTGCCAATTTCCCCGCGGCCCTGCAGCCCGTCATCCAGCAGGGGTTCCTGTCGCGTGCGTTCCAGGATGCATTGCAGTCACGCCTGGGTTTCCGTTCCATTGCCGACCAGATGGAATTTCCCGCCCGCATCGGCCAGACCATTACCGATACCCGCGCAGGCCTGCTGCCGCCCGCCACCACGCCGCTCAACCCTGCCGCCAACACCAGCTTTGACAATGGCATGACGCCCGCCGAATGGTCGGTCGAGCAGTATACGCTCACCATCAACCAGTATGGCAACACCATGGACCTCAACCAGGTGACCGAAGGTGTGGGCATTGCCAACCAGTTCCTTGCCAATGCCTCGCGCCTGGGCATCAACGCCCGCCAGACGCTCGACCGCCTGGCGCGTAACACGCTTTTCGGCGGGGCGCAGAACGGGGTGGGAGGCTACCTTGGCGGCAATACGCGCGTGAGCGTAACGCTGGGGGCTGCTGGCAGCACGGTTGCCGTAGATGATATCCGCGGGTTCCAGAATATCCTGTCGGATGAAGGGCAGGTGGTCTCGGTGGGCGCATCCGCCGGCATGACTGTTACCATCGGGGCAGGGTCTTACACGCTGGTGGGTGCCACTGCGGATGCTGCCAATACCTCCACCGCGCCGGATGGCGTTTCAGGCACGCTGACCTTCTCGGCATCGGTCAAGGTGGCCGATGGCACGGCGGGGAACGCGGTTACGGCGGCAACCGCGCCGCTGGTGCTACGCCCCAATGCGCGGGCTACCACGGCGGCACTGGTGGCGGGTGACCTGCTGACCGTGCAGTCCATTCTGGGGGCGCTTGCTACCCTGCGCGACAACAACGTGCCCACGCCCGATGGCGGGGTGTATCACTGCTATCTGGACAATGCCCAGCTTCTCGGCCTGTTCCGTGATGAAGACTTCAAGCTGCTCTATCGCGGGCAGTATGGTTCCGACACCTATCAGAGTGGCCAGATCTTTGACCTGCTTGGCGTGCGCTTCATCCCCACCACCGAGGCCCCGCAGCAGGCATCGCTGGGGGCGGGTGGCATCCATCGTGCCATCATCTGCGGGCAGGGCGCGCTGATCGAGGGGGATTACGCCAATATCGGCACCCATTACGCGCCGCTGCTTGATGGCGGCGAGCTGACGGATGTTGACGGCGTGTGCATGATCACCCGCCCCGCACTCGACCGCCTGGCACAGATCATTGCCCAGTCGTGGTCGTGGATTGGCGGTTTTGCGCTGCCCACCGACCTGACCGCTGATACCTCGGTCATTCCCACCGCCACCAACAGCTACCTCAAGCGGGGCGTGGTGATCGAGAGCCTCGGCGCGGGCGCCTGA
- a CDS encoding LexA family transcriptional regulator → MSFAQNLARLMEARGIDQSELARQLDISSQAVNQWLKRGTHPTHARTQRLLEVLGVSMDELFADTSDASPPIRCVEPQDGPTIIIPELAATPQAGSGGGMPPLDGNGDHIVLTEWVLPAGFFGRLIRNTDHLRLLEIRGDSMQPDYMAGDKVLVDISQRGPTPPGIYVLWDGFGLVLKRIEVLLGRTPPAVMISSINPSYASYECLLEDISIGGRVVGKWDWK, encoded by the coding sequence ATGTCTTTCGCACAGAACCTTGCCCGACTCATGGAAGCCCGTGGCATCGACCAGTCGGAACTGGCCCGGCAGCTGGATATATCGTCACAGGCGGTAAATCAGTGGCTGAAGCGCGGCACGCACCCCACGCACGCGCGGACGCAGCGGCTGCTGGAGGTGTTGGGCGTCTCGATGGATGAGCTATTCGCTGATACCTCGGATGCTTCTCCACCAATCAGATGCGTCGAGCCACAGGATGGCCCCACCATTATCATCCCGGAACTGGCGGCGACCCCGCAGGCCGGCAGTGGTGGGGGCATGCCGCCTCTCGATGGTAACGGCGACCATATCGTGCTGACGGAATGGGTGTTGCCGGCTGGCTTTTTCGGGCGTCTGATCAGGAATACGGACCATCTGCGCCTGCTGGAAATCAGGGGCGACAGCATGCAGCCCGACTACATGGCGGGCGATAAGGTTCTGGTTGATATCTCCCAGCGCGGCCCGACGCCGCCGGGAATCTATGTGCTGTGGGATGGCTTTGGCCTTGTGCTCAAGCGCATCGAGGTCTTGCTGGGGCGCACGCCGCCGGCCGTCATGATCAGCAGCATCAACCCCAGCTATGCCTCATATGAATGCCTGCTTGAGGATATCTCGATAGGCGGCCGTGTCGTGGGGAAATGGGACTGGAAGTAA
- a CDS encoding ATP-binding protein: protein MMPSPDALQDVRAAVLSADRQFQVIDGGKRGGGGPPEGDAENASCPVTAIGHLDGTYYLLDSVGQLRALSARQIGNRHDLVGLFGGNDDWLRAHYPKKAQCKIKGPDGQDTTEERIVDFRINSVAAFLQSECTAAGLFGDHILIRRPGIWAERDGMPVVHCGDQVLIGDRLEPAGTRTGNQIWAAAPPAARPGVPCGPDIGRALQYQLQELWNYRCDGGAIMAMGLLGCAYYGAAIPWRPAGFLIGGAGSGKSSLLTVLRAASPMNFYTNDTSKAGLEQSLDGRAMPSFIDEASDREDQRGARALLDLVLSASGGEGTRGSRGGVDGKARKIEVAGSIIMASISPPDMKAQHLGRFTIIDLERPDEGSDYSTEHKELKEWAQQNGPALWGRALAGWTRYRDGLAIFRRALAAIGCAPREMDQLGALLAGWFILTSDGLPTEQQAAAGVEAVRDFIRDREDVVAQDAPMQMVSHLLSTTVQLQRSTERKSIGELIERILTKKLAVEADGPDFTRGVAAEVLSQHGIRVIRADEPKDKRGRDAPRLALGNGIWFAPNNSMLKELFNGTPFEGNRWVYEVMRLESARRNAKAMRVGQTPPAKCIWVSAEELGFEGDDGNDD, encoded by the coding sequence ATGATGCCATCACCTGACGCCTTGCAGGATGTCCGCGCCGCCGTGCTCTCGGCCGACCGGCAGTTTCAGGTCATTGACGGCGGCAAGCGCGGCGGCGGCGGACCGCCCGAAGGCGATGCCGAGAACGCCAGCTGCCCCGTCACCGCCATCGGCCATCTTGACGGCACCTATTACCTGCTCGACAGCGTGGGCCAGCTGCGCGCGCTCTCTGCCCGCCAGATCGGCAACCGGCATGACCTGGTCGGCCTGTTCGGCGGCAATGATGACTGGCTGCGCGCCCATTACCCCAAAAAGGCCCAGTGCAAGATCAAGGGGCCGGATGGTCAGGACACGACGGAAGAGCGGATCGTGGATTTCCGCATCAACTCGGTCGCGGCCTTCCTCCAGTCCGAATGCACGGCGGCAGGCCTGTTTGGCGATCATATCCTGATCCGTCGCCCCGGCATCTGGGCCGAGCGTGATGGCATGCCGGTGGTGCATTGTGGTGATCAGGTGCTGATCGGTGACCGGCTTGAGCCCGCTGGCACGCGCACGGGCAATCAGATCTGGGCGGCAGCGCCACCAGCTGCCCGCCCTGGCGTACCGTGTGGGCCAGATATCGGGCGCGCGCTGCAGTACCAGCTGCAGGAACTGTGGAACTATCGGTGCGATGGCGGCGCCATCATGGCCATGGGGCTGCTGGGCTGTGCCTATTACGGCGCTGCCATTCCGTGGCGCCCTGCCGGATTCCTGATCGGTGGCGCAGGCTCGGGCAAGTCATCGCTGCTGACCGTGCTGCGCGCGGCATCGCCCATGAACTTCTACACCAATGACACATCCAAGGCCGGCCTGGAGCAGTCGCTCGATGGCCGCGCCATGCCATCCTTCATTGATGAGGCATCCGACCGCGAGGACCAGCGCGGCGCCCGTGCCCTGCTCGATCTCGTGCTCTCGGCGTCGGGCGGTGAAGGAACGCGCGGCAGCCGTGGTGGCGTGGATGGCAAGGCCCGCAAGATCGAGGTGGCCGGCAGCATCATCATGGCCTCGATCTCGCCACCGGACATGAAGGCGCAGCATCTCGGAAGATTCACCATTATTGACCTTGAGCGCCCTGATGAAGGCTCCGACTACAGCACCGAGCACAAGGAACTCAAGGAATGGGCGCAGCAAAATGGCCCGGCGCTCTGGGGCCGTGCGCTGGCAGGATGGACCCGCTACCGCGATGGCCTTGCCATCTTCCGGCGCGCACTGGCGGCCATCGGCTGCGCCCCGCGCGAGATGGATCAGCTTGGCGCGCTGCTGGCAGGCTGGTTCATCCTCACATCCGATGGCCTGCCGACCGAGCAGCAGGCAGCCGCCGGCGTCGAGGCCGTGCGCGACTTCATCCGCGACCGCGAGGACGTGGTGGCGCAGGACGCGCCCATGCAGATGGTCAGCCACCTGCTGTCCACTACCGTCCAGCTCCAGCGCTCGACCGAGCGCAAGAGCATCGGCGAACTGATCGAGCGCATCCTGACCAAAAAGCTCGCGGTCGAGGCCGATGGCCCCGACTTCACGCGCGGCGTTGCAGCCGAGGTGCTGTCACAGCACGGCATCCGCGTCATCCGCGCCGATGAGCCAAAGGACAAGCGCGGGCGTGACGCGCCGCGCCTCGCGCTCGGGAACGGCATCTGGTTTGCCCCCAACAATTCCATGCTCAAGGAACTGTTCAATGGCACGCCATTCGAGGGCAATCGCTGGGTTTACGAGGTCATGCGGCTGGAAAGCGCCAGGCGCAATGCCAAGGCCATGCGTGTCGGCCAGACACCGCCGGCAAAATGTATCTGGGTCTCGGCAGAAGAGCTTGGCTTTGAGGGAGATGATGGTAATGATGACTGA
- a CDS encoding helix-turn-helix domain-containing protein yields the protein MAAAMHLLPQRGPLAFWRRPCGVRLFRRWGDCSRIAAACNVTPQAVSQWKLVPAHHVATVARLLGVTPDRIRPDLAQRKLMTATSMDPRDAAAAQAQRDERLDRMTADLEAARIAAQQATVRAQSALTRMEEARLAYEQARSEQRARRSAITRLHRQMREAGLPIPDLDADTTPPRPSSAASGVGGVKTTGVKAVDRTPSKLSPPRNS from the coding sequence ATGGCGGCGGCGATGCACCTGCTGCCCCAGCGTGGCCCACTGGCGTTCTGGCGGCGTCCCTGTGGCGTGCGCCTGTTCCGTCGCTGGGGTGACTGCTCGCGCATCGCCGCTGCCTGCAACGTCACGCCGCAGGCGGTCAGCCAGTGGAAGCTCGTGCCCGCGCACCACGTCGCAACCGTCGCCCGCCTGCTCGGTGTGACGCCTGACCGCATCCGCCCCGATCTCGCACAGAGGAAGCTCATGACCGCCACCAGCATGGACCCACGCGACGCCGCTGCCGCCCAGGCGCAGCGCGATGAACGCCTCGACCGCATGACGGCGGATCTGGAAGCGGCCCGTATCGCTGCCCAGCAGGCGACCGTCCGCGCCCAGTCCGCGCTCACGCGCATGGAAGAAGCGCGCCTCGCGTATGAGCAGGCCCGCAGCGAGCAGCGTGCGCGGCGCTCGGCCATCACCCGTCTGCACCGCCAGATGCGCGAGGCCGGCCTGCCCATCCCCGACCTCGACGCCGATACCACCCCGCCGCGACCATCCAGCGCCGCGTCAGGGGTAGGGGGGGTCAAAACTACAGGGGTCAAAGCCGTAGACCGCACCCCCTCAAAACTCTCACCGCCGCGAAATTCCTGA
- a CDS encoding ParB/RepB/Spo0J family partition protein, whose amino-acid sequence MMVAIDDIHENGNMRQVPPTAEAMEALTGSIRTLGVLQPVVVRPDPDGGYILIAGYRRLNAARRAGLTDIPAIVHLLSEVEAEAAQAAENIQRVPVDPVDQWRHIERMVQDGYTVQKAGAALGMTDRQVGQICKLGRLAPDVLDALTGRSLPTWRTLGEIAQAPHEVQIAALKRHVYHGDAVQWNSVAAECITRRIPRERALFDVEASGIVFDEDLFAEPGSPDQFTTTDVVNFMAAQRGAVEELIQTGDEPALLVDYNSTTLLPQLPRGWVYADSSGGADKVLTRRSRHKRAYAIVPVNHHHDACKVVSVIIKPFKAVAAEVPGETDDEVIEAKGADADPVHAVEPEETPAEEPQITKAGQDMLASIRTAALHDALRNPLRMTPEDAFHALLIGYATRTGVSWDMLAALVTPEGDLPSLGFERMAELAGEMLAQTMTIVPAHRQTSSWKSEYYWNAPEYIGALINADAAMPELDTPEMLAFVSGSTLREIARDYAPRDEKPPAKVADLRRWLVGRAPDWQPVHFGAPGPAMTPWTCKGGQQEEAA is encoded by the coding sequence ATGATGGTTGCCATTGATGACATCCACGAAAACGGCAACATGCGCCAAGTGCCGCCGACGGCCGAGGCCATGGAAGCGCTGACCGGCTCCATCCGCACGCTGGGCGTGCTGCAGCCGGTCGTGGTGCGGCCTGACCCGGACGGCGGCTACATTTTAATTGCAGGCTACCGCAGGCTTAACGCGGCGCGGAGAGCAGGGCTGACCGATATACCGGCCATCGTTCACCTGTTGAGTGAGGTCGAGGCCGAGGCGGCCCAGGCGGCCGAGAACATCCAGCGCGTACCGGTCGACCCGGTGGACCAGTGGCGCCACATCGAGCGCATGGTGCAGGACGGCTACACGGTTCAGAAGGCCGGAGCGGCACTGGGCATGACTGATCGACAGGTGGGGCAGATATGCAAGCTGGGCCGGCTGGCGCCGGACGTGCTTGATGCCCTGACGGGCCGCAGCCTGCCGACCTGGCGCACGCTGGGCGAGATCGCGCAGGCGCCGCATGAGGTGCAGATAGCGGCGCTAAAGCGCCATGTTTATCATGGTGACGCTGTTCAATGGAACAGCGTCGCGGCAGAGTGCATCACCCGTCGTATCCCACGCGAGCGTGCCCTGTTTGACGTTGAGGCCTCGGGCATCGTGTTTGACGAGGATCTGTTTGCAGAGCCCGGATCGCCAGACCAGTTCACCACGACCGACGTGGTGAACTTCATGGCAGCGCAGCGCGGTGCGGTTGAGGAACTTATCCAGACCGGCGACGAACCCGCGCTGCTGGTGGACTACAACAGCACCACCCTGCTGCCACAGCTGCCCAGAGGCTGGGTGTATGCTGACAGCTCCGGCGGGGCTGACAAGGTGCTGACCAGGCGCAGCCGCCACAAGCGGGCCTATGCCATTGTGCCGGTCAACCACCACCATGATGCCTGCAAGGTGGTGAGCGTGATCATCAAGCCGTTCAAGGCCGTGGCGGCCGAGGTGCCGGGCGAGACGGATGATGAGGTGATCGAGGCCAAGGGTGCCGATGCCGACCCGGTCCATGCCGTCGAGCCCGAGGAAACCCCGGCAGAGGAACCACAGATCACCAAGGCCGGTCAGGATATGCTGGCCAGCATCCGCACCGCTGCACTGCATGATGCCCTGCGCAATCCGCTGCGCATGACGCCTGAAGATGCATTCCATGCCCTGCTGATCGGGTATGCGACACGCACGGGCGTCAGCTGGGACATGCTCGCGGCCCTGGTCACGCCCGAGGGTGACCTACCCAGCCTTGGTTTTGAGCGCATGGCCGAACTGGCGGGCGAGATGCTGGCCCAGACCATGACAATCGTGCCTGCCCATCGGCAGACATCCTCATGGAAGAGTGAATACTATTGGAACGCGCCGGAATATATCGGCGCGCTGATCAATGCCGATGCCGCAATGCCCGAGCTGGACACGCCGGAAATGCTGGCTTTCGTGAGCGGCAGTACGCTTAGGGAAATAGCCCGCGACTATGCCCCGCGCGATGAAAAGCCCCCCGCCAAGGTGGCCGACCTGCGCCGCTGGCTGGTTGGTCGCGCCCCCGATTGGCAGCCCGTGCATTTTGGTGCGCCTGGTCCGGCTATGACCCCATGGACGTGCAAGGGCGGACAGCAGGAGGAGGCGGCCTGA
- a CDS encoding AlpA family transcriptional regulator: MGELAHKAEDRLLTSKEVQTRTGLSRMTIYRYVKAGTFPAPRKLSAGAVRWNSAVIDSWIRGGTGASGA, encoded by the coding sequence ATGGGTGAGTTGGCGCATAAAGCCGAGGACCGGCTGCTGACTTCAAAGGAGGTTCAGACCCGTACCGGCCTCAGCCGCATGACCATTTACCGCTACGTGAAGGCCGGCACTTTTCCGGCCCCACGCAAGCTCTCGGCGGGAGCCGTTCGCTGGAACTCGGCCGTTATCGATAGCTGGATCAGGGGCGGCACTGGCGCGTCAGGTGCCTGA